One part of the Candidatus Kouleothrix ribensis genome encodes these proteins:
- a CDS encoding response regulator, with the protein MAYRLLIVPGDNEDLRALPAQLAGDVEARILDTANDALWEVRNSPPEVIIADVDLPGMSGLDLAEILPNFGVPTRVVLWSRATNDKAAAQAASHGVHAFLNGPISADELQRTLREAFRQSAAAAAAAPPPAPEPPPPAPEPAPAPARPRREQRVAPPPPPPPAPEPPARKPAAAPRPRGGSLVLTADSLKPIRSRMEELSQDVGSQCILLANRAGMVLAEVGISAGLPTMILLPLLSTSFSTAGQISQILREDDSTALYMHEGQRYDVYCFDILQRYMLVIVFDKGGLITVKIGSVWVYAKRAIRDMQELLS; encoded by the coding sequence ATGGCCTATCGCCTCCTGATTGTTCCGGGCGACAACGAGGATCTACGCGCGCTACCAGCCCAGCTCGCCGGCGATGTCGAGGCACGCATCCTCGACACTGCTAACGATGCGCTGTGGGAAGTGCGCAACTCTCCGCCCGAGGTCATCATCGCCGATGTCGATCTGCCGGGAATGAGCGGCCTCGACCTGGCCGAGATCTTGCCGAACTTCGGTGTGCCGACGCGCGTCGTGCTGTGGAGCCGCGCAACCAACGACAAAGCCGCTGCGCAGGCGGCCAGCCATGGCGTACACGCCTTTCTGAACGGCCCGATCTCGGCCGACGAGCTACAGCGCACGCTGCGTGAGGCGTTCCGGCAGAGCGCCGCCGCCGCTGCGGCTGCCCCGCCCCCCGCGCCCGAGCCGCCACCCCCCGCGCCCGAGCCGGCCCCTGCACCTGCACGGCCACGCCGCGAGCAGCGCGTAGCCCCACCGCCACCACCGCCACCTGCACCCGAACCGCCGGCGCGCAAGCCGGCCGCCGCACCACGGCCGCGCGGTGGATCGCTGGTGCTCACGGCCGACTCGCTCAAGCCCATCCGCAGCCGCATGGAAGAGCTGTCGCAAGATGTCGGCTCGCAGTGCATCCTGCTGGCCAACCGCGCCGGTATGGTGCTGGCCGAGGTTGGCATCAGCGCGGGGCTGCCGACTATGATCCTGCTGCCGTTGCTGTCGACCAGCTTCTCGACTGCCGGGCAGATCTCGCAGATCCTGCGCGAAGACGACTCGACCGCGCTGTATATGCACGAAGGCCAGCGCTACGATGTCTACTGCTTCGATATTTTGCAGCGCTACATGCTGGTGATTGTGTTCGACAAAGGTGGGCTGATCACGGTGAAGATCGGATCGGTGTGGGTGTATGCCAAACGTGCGATCCGCGATATGCAAGAGCTGCTGAGCTAA
- a CDS encoding response regulator — translation MSQAVAPRRKPTSTGSGVAPRILVVDDEPYMCDVCSRTLQRGGYQVDSTSDPQAAAALLRSDQRFDLLLTDIKMPGMSGLELAYIAREQDPTIAIIIMTGFATMENLQQSVQRGIADFLSKPFELEHLRLAVDQALHKRSILQDNLRLSALEQLLESSQALSATLELSEVADILLRVSLKQSGCRAGFVVLMGEPGAPITVVPSLAGGTLSSAGGALTEQAFRGKQAVVSHNTLVCQIDGAELNQALAVPLRAQGEVNGVLLLCDEHTGIFRPGVMEGVTLLANHAGAALRNAWLYGELDKAYQRVQELDRLKSEFISIASHELRTPLSIVLGYTMMVRDQSENEQRLYLERVLDSAQRIKDIVDDMVSLRHLDTGETEFAPDQVVMQELVRNAIERVRPNTDERRQTIAINLPEAPLLFICDHEKVLLILGHLLSNAIRFTPAGGTIEISVELRPNGQLDSGSSRLIPTTQPASALPWIVVVVQDNGVGIAEAELPHIFDRFYQVADSLTRDHGGIGLGLALVRELVSVLGGAVWVSSKIGQGSTFTFALPYRQPPAAGSAPLAERPG, via the coding sequence AGCGATCCACAGGCGGCGGCGGCGCTACTGCGCAGCGACCAGCGCTTCGACCTGCTGCTTACCGATATCAAAATGCCGGGGATGAGCGGCCTCGAGCTGGCCTATATCGCGCGCGAGCAAGATCCGACGATCGCGATCATTATCATGACCGGCTTCGCAACCATGGAAAACCTGCAGCAGTCGGTGCAGCGCGGTATCGCCGATTTTCTATCGAAGCCGTTCGAGCTCGAGCACCTGCGCCTCGCAGTCGACCAGGCGCTGCATAAGCGCTCGATCTTGCAAGATAACCTGCGCCTGTCTGCACTCGAGCAGCTGCTCGAAAGTAGCCAGGCGCTCAGCGCCACGCTCGAGCTGTCGGAAGTGGCCGATATTCTGCTGCGCGTGTCGCTCAAGCAGAGTGGCTGCCGGGCCGGGTTCGTGGTGCTGATGGGCGAGCCGGGCGCGCCGATCACGGTCGTGCCGTCGCTAGCCGGGGGTACACTCTCATCGGCCGGCGGTGCGCTCACCGAGCAAGCGTTTCGCGGCAAGCAGGCGGTTGTGAGCCACAACACGCTGGTCTGCCAGATCGATGGCGCCGAGCTCAACCAGGCCCTGGCGGTGCCGCTGCGCGCACAGGGCGAGGTGAATGGCGTACTGCTGCTGTGCGACGAGCACACCGGCATCTTTCGGCCAGGTGTGATGGAGGGCGTGACTCTGCTGGCCAACCATGCCGGCGCGGCGCTGCGGAATGCCTGGCTGTATGGCGAACTCGACAAAGCCTACCAGCGCGTTCAAGAGCTCGACCGGCTCAAGAGCGAGTTTATCTCGATCGCATCGCACGAGCTGCGCACGCCCCTGTCGATCGTGCTGGGCTACACCATGATGGTGCGCGACCAGAGCGAAAACGAACAGCGCCTGTACCTCGAGCGTGTGCTCGATAGTGCCCAGCGCATCAAGGATATTGTCGACGACATGGTCAGCCTGCGGCACCTCGACACTGGCGAGACCGAGTTCGCACCCGACCAGGTGGTGATGCAAGAGCTGGTGCGCAACGCGATCGAGCGCGTGCGCCCCAACACCGACGAGCGCCGCCAGACGATCGCGATCAACCTGCCCGAGGCACCCCTGCTGTTCATCTGCGATCACGAGAAAGTGCTGCTGATCCTGGGGCACCTGCTTTCGAATGCAATCCGCTTTACACCGGCCGGTGGCACGATCGAGATCAGCGTCGAGCTACGGCCAAACGGCCAGCTCGATAGCGGTAGTAGCCGCCTGATCCCCACCACACAGCCTGCGTCGGCACTGCCGTGGATCGTGGTGGTTGTGCAAGATAACGGGGTTGGCATCGCCGAGGCCGAGCTGCCACACATCTTCGATCGCTTCTATCAAGTGGCCGACTCGCTCACCCGTGATCATGGCGGCATTGGGTTGGGGTTGGCACTGGTGCGCGAGCTGGTGAGCGTGCTCGGCGGCGCGGTATGGGTCTCTAGCAAGATCGGCCAGGGCAGCACGTTTACTTTCGCGCTGCCCTACCGCCAGCCGCCGGCTGCCGGTAGCGCGCCGCTGGCCGAGCGGCCGGGCTAG
- a CDS encoding DUF4332 domain-containing protein, which produces MASIKDIEGIGPAYADKLKSSGITTTDHLLEQGASAKGRAEIAAATTISESLILRWVNHADLERVKGIGWEYADLLEAAGVDTVPELAQRKPENLHAKLGEVNAENARVRRLPSVEQVQAWVAEAKTLGRKVTH; this is translated from the coding sequence ATGGCGAGTATCAAGGACATTGAGGGGATCGGGCCGGCGTATGCCGACAAGCTCAAGAGCAGTGGCATTACCACCACCGACCACCTGCTCGAGCAAGGTGCCTCGGCCAAGGGGCGCGCCGAGATTGCCGCCGCCACCACAATTAGCGAGAGTCTCATTTTGCGCTGGGTCAACCACGCCGATCTCGAGCGGGTCAAGGGCATTGGTTGGGAGTACGCCGACCTGCTCGAGGCCGCCGGGGTCGATACAGTGCCCGAGTTAGCGCAGCGCAAACCCGAGAATCTGCATGCTAAGCTTGGCGAAGTCAATGCCGAGAATGCGCGCGTGCGGCGCCTGCCGTCGGTCGAGCAGGTGCAGGCGTGGGTGGCTGAGGCAAAAACGCTGGGGCGCAAGGTGACGCACTAA